In Leishmania mexicana MHOM/GT/2001/U1103 complete genome, chromosome 34, one DNA window encodes the following:
- a CDS encoding putative 40S ribosomal protein S3A produces the protein MALGKNKRISKGGKRGKRGKAQETMARKEWYDVVAPANFEKRQFAKTICNKTQGTRIAADVLRGRVFEANLADLNQSAGEEEAYRKVRFTVQEVQGRNLLTQFHSMEVTTDKMASLLRKWCTTMETTVEVKTVDGYTMRLFVVAFTKPQANQQSRNCYAKQRLVKWLRMRITKMIKRRLSKVQIKEAVSLLTRNVLSDALVRRCNPILPLRELRIRKVRVVRTPKFDAQALLSAHGTIPASVEADQREVEEAVEAAPAAEKAAE, from the coding sequence ATGGCTTTGGGCAAGAACAAGCGCATCAGCAAGGGCGGCAAGCGCGGCAAGCGCGGaaaggcgcaggagacgaTGGCGCGCAAGGAGTGGTACGACGTCGTCGCGCCAGCGAATTTCGAGAAGCGCCAGTTCGCCAAGACGATCTGCAACAAGACGCAGGGTACCCGCATTGCTGccgacgtgctgcgcggccgcgTGTTCGAGGCCAACCTCGCCGACCTGAACCAGTCCGctggtgaggaggaggcgtacCGCAAGGTGCGCTTCAcggtgcaggaggtgcaggGCCGCAACCTGCTGACGCAGTTCCACTCGATGGAGGTGACGACGGACAAGATGGCGAGCCTTCTGCGCAAGTGGTGCACGACGATGGAGACGACCGTGGAGGTGAAAACCGTCGACGGTTACACAATGCGTCTCTTCGTTGTTGCATTCACGAAGCCGCAGGCGAACCAGCAGTCGCGCAACTGCTACGCGAAGCAGCGCCTGGTGAAGTGGCTCCGCATGCGTATCACGAAGATGATCAAGCGCCGCCTGTCGAAGGTGCAGATCAAGGAGgccgtgtcgctgctgacgcgcAACGTGCTGAGCgatgcgctggtgcgccgctgcaacccgatcttgccgctgcgcgagctgcgcaTCCGCAAGGTGCGCGTGGTGCGCACGCCGAAGTTcgacgcgcaggcgctgctgagcgccCACGGCACCATCCCGGCGTCTGTGGAGGCTGACCAgcgcgaggtggaggaggccgtCGAGGCTGCACCGGCTGCGGAGAAGGCCGCCGAGTAA